Proteins from one Polymorphobacter megasporae genomic window:
- a CDS encoding IS701 family transposase, protein MGGDWRSDLEVWLAPFLTALGHKKRARMCPAYVAGLIGPGDRKSVQPMAARADAIGYDQLHHFVAAGVWDSAPLDAALLTEADRLVGGGDAFLVIDDTAMPKKGRHSVGVAPQYASSLGKNANCQTLVSVTLASREVPVMVGLRLFLPESWTSDPERMTKAKVPADRQVALTKPEIAIAEIDRVTAAGVRFGCVLADAGYGMSAPFRQALSERGLSWAVGIPGRQKVYPADVAMIFPIAGHGRPRQHHIPNAKSVASETLLAGQPWKRVSWRRGTKGRLAARFAALRVRVADGPTQRIRDMGGQHLPGEEVWLVGEHRSTGERKYYLSNLPADTAIKTLAGAIKARWICEQAHQQLKEELGLDHFEGRSWTGLHRHALMTMIAYAFLQSRRLTAAGRKKKSLRTTPSTKHARRQAGDRRSVREGATDAMPALQ, encoded by the coding sequence ATGGGCGGAGATTGGCGAAGCGACCTTGAGGTTTGGCTGGCGCCGTTTTTGACGGCGCTGGGTCATAAGAAGCGGGCACGGATGTGCCCCGCTTATGTTGCCGGCCTGATCGGCCCTGGAGACCGCAAGAGCGTCCAGCCGATGGCGGCTCGCGCCGATGCCATTGGGTATGACCAGCTTCATCACTTCGTGGCGGCAGGGGTCTGGGACAGTGCTCCGCTCGACGCGGCGCTGCTGACCGAAGCCGACCGGTTGGTCGGCGGCGGCGATGCCTTCCTTGTGATCGACGACACCGCGATGCCGAAGAAGGGGCGCCACTCGGTCGGTGTCGCGCCCCAATATGCGTCCTCGCTCGGCAAGAACGCGAACTGCCAGACGCTCGTGTCGGTGACACTCGCATCGCGCGAGGTGCCAGTGATGGTGGGTCTGCGCCTGTTCCTGCCGGAGAGTTGGACCAGCGATCCCGAGCGCATGACGAAGGCGAAGGTGCCCGCCGACCGGCAGGTCGCCTTGACCAAGCCTGAGATCGCCATCGCCGAGATCGACCGGGTCACGGCCGCGGGCGTGCGCTTCGGCTGTGTGCTGGCGGATGCCGGATATGGCATGAGCGCGCCGTTCCGCCAGGCGCTGAGCGAGCGCGGCCTGTCCTGGGCGGTCGGCATACCCGGCCGGCAGAAGGTCTATCCGGCTGATGTCGCGATGATCTTCCCGATCGCGGGACATGGCCGACCTCGTCAACACCATATCCCAAATGCAAAATCTGTTGCATCCGAGACGTTGCTCGCCGGGCAGCCATGGAAACGGGTCAGTTGGCGACGGGGTACGAAAGGGCGACTGGCCGCGCGCTTCGCCGCACTGCGCGTGCGTGTCGCCGACGGCCCGACCCAGCGTATCCGCGACATGGGCGGCCAGCATCTGCCGGGTGAAGAAGTGTGGCTGGTTGGTGAGCATCGTTCGACCGGCGAGCGCAAATATTACCTCTCGAACCTGCCTGCCGACACCGCGATCAAAACGCTCGCCGGCGCAATCAAGGCGCGGTGGATCTGCGAGCAGGCGCACCAGCAGCTCAAGGAGGAACTCGGCCTCGACCACTTTGAAGGTCGATCGTGGACAGGCCTGCATCGACACGCCTTGATGACGATGATCGCCTACGCCTTCCTGCAGTCTCGCCGCCTCACCGCAGCGGGACGGAAAAAAAAGAGTCTCAGGACCACCCCCTCAACCAAGCATGCCCGCCGTCAGGCAGGCGATCGTCGATCTGTTCGCGAGGGCGCCACCGATGCGATGCCCGCACTGCAATGA
- a CDS encoding IS3 family transposase (programmed frameshift), whose product MTSTYDDGGRIGRTDVLGVQRRRRWTPEEKVRIVEETYLPGHSVSLIARRHGIAANQLFAWRRLMAQGALTAAGAGEEVVPASQYRALESQVRELQRMLGKKTMENEVLREAVTRARPKKTAVALQLVAGGRTVSAAAAAMGMSRPHLSATLHAGPRRRRGRPPQPDGDLVAAIGTLIADLPTYGYRRIHALLRRQAEASGRAAPNPKRVYRVMKLHGLLLQRAGTRNEQRRHDDRVAVDIRNTRWCSDGLEIACDNGEKVRVAFALDCCDREAMGYVATTAGISAADVRDLMTLSVEHRFGQVNTLADPIEWLTDNGSCYTAHDTRRFARDIGLVPCTTPVESPQSNGMAEAFVRTLKRDYARVNPKPDARSVIDQLLGWFKHYNTVHPHSALGYRSPREFIARSTQEDLSGL is encoded by the exons ATGACCAGCACGTATGACGATGGCGGCCGGATTGGGCGGACCGACGTTCTCGGCGTCCAACGCCGTAGGCGATGGACGCCCGAGGAGAAGGTGCGGATCGTCGAGGAGACGTACCTCCCCGGGCACTCGGTCTCGCTCATTGCCCGTCGCCACGGCATCGCGGCCAACCAGCTGTTCGCTTGGCGCCGGTTGATGGCGCAGGGGGCGCTGACCGCGGCGGGTGCCGGCGAGGAGGTCGTGCCGGCGTCGCAGTACCGCGCGCTCGAGAGCCAGGTCCGCGAGCTTCAACGCATGCTCGGCAAGAAGACGATGGAGAATGAGGTCCTGCGCGAGGCCGTGACCCGGGCC AGGCCCAAAAAAACTGCTGTTGCGCTCCAGCTCGTGGCCGGAGGTCGGACAGTGAGCGCCGCAGCTGCTGCCATGGGCATGTCGCGCCCGCACCTCTCCGCGACCCTCCACGCCGGCCCGCGCCGCCGACGTGGACGGCCGCCGCAACCCGACGGCGACCTGGTCGCGGCGATCGGAACGCTGATCGCCGATCTGCCAACCTACGGATATCGCCGCATACACGCCCTGCTGCGTCGACAGGCCGAGGCCTCCGGGCGCGCAGCGCCCAACCCCAAACGCGTCTACCGGGTGATGAAGCTGCACGGCCTGCTCCTCCAGCGCGCCGGGACTCGCAACGAACAACGCCGGCATGACGACCGCGTCGCGGTCGATATCCGCAACACCCGCTGGTGCTCCGACGGGCTCGAGATCGCGTGCGACAACGGCGAGAAGGTCCGCGTCGCCTTCGCCCTCGACTGCTGCGACCGGGAAGCCATGGGCTATGTCGCGACGACCGCCGGGATCAGCGCCGCGGACGTTCGCGACCTCATGACCCTCAGCGTCGAGCACCGGTTCGGCCAGGTCAACACACTGGCAGATCCCATCGAGTGGCTGACCGATAACGGCAGCTGCTACACCGCCCACGACACCCGTCGGTTCGCCCGCGACATCGGCCTCGTTCCCTGCACGACGCCGGTCGAAAGCCCGCAGTCGAACGGCATGGCTGAGGCGTTCGTACGGACCTTGAAACGCGACTACGCCCGCGTGAACCCAAAGCCCGACGCCCGCTCAGTCATCGACCAGCTGCTGGGCTGGTTCAAACACTACAATACGGTTCACCCGCACAGCGCCCTCGGCTATCGTTCCCCCCGCGAGTTCATCGCTCGCTCAACCCAAGAGGACCTGTCAGGCCTTTAG
- a CDS encoding divalent metal cation transporter produces MTRRLAVLPTAILVAAKGDRGAAELVILSQGILSLQLPFAVVPLVSFTGRRDGMDRFANPRWLACAAWAATSLTVVLNTALLLNLVRH; encoded by the coding sequence GTGACACGTCGGCTCGCCGTTCTCCCAACGGCGATCCTCGTCGCGGCAAAGGGTGATCGCGGCGCAGCCGAACTCGTCATCCTCAGTCAGGGCATCCTCAGCTTGCAACTGCCGTTTGCGGTGGTGCCGCTCGTCTCGTTCACCGGCCGACGCGATGGGATGGATCGCTTCGCCAATCCGCGATGGCTGGCGTGTGCTGCCTGGGCAGCGACCAGTCTGACCGTCGTCCTCAACACAGCGTTGCTTTTGAATCTAGTGCGCCACTGA
- a CDS encoding SWIB/MDM2 domain-containing protein — translation MADGTAKNRVKKVKAATTGAALPKGGGLSTPVMPSPQLAAIVGDNPLTRSEIVSLMWVYIKEHKLQDAADRRQINADAKLEPIFGKARVGMFELSKLISDHVK, via the coding sequence ATGGCAGACGGAACTGCAAAGAATAGGGTCAAGAAGGTTAAGGCGGCGACTACGGGCGCGGCATTGCCGAAGGGTGGGGGACTGAGCACGCCGGTGATGCCGTCGCCACAGCTGGCTGCTATCGTCGGCGACAATCCGCTTACGCGCAGCGAAATCGTCAGCCTAATGTGGGTCTATATCAAGGAACATAAGCTGCAGGATGCCGCTGATCGCCGCCAGATCAACGCCGATGCCAAGCTCGAGCCAATCTTTGGCAAAGCGCGCGTCGGCATGTTCGAGCTAAGCAAGCTGATTTCCGACCATGTGAAATAG
- a CDS encoding Crp/Fnr family transcriptional regulator → MIAQSSVANDLLTRLDVVAYREIMVRAVEQPLALGVNLATAGEKIEFCWFPTSGLVSIIALDAEGGEAEVGMIGREGIVNLPVVLGDDCSALRVMVQVVGSAIRVEASAVRAVMAHHPAARALFLAYVQVFTIQVATSAIAYARYSIDKRLARWILMCGDRVGDSNIGLTHEALSIMLGVRRASVTVAVSNLAKTGAIIARRSHIAIANRPRLLRLCASGYGLPEREYVRLIGVQAA, encoded by the coding sequence ATGATCGCGCAGTCCTCTGTCGCCAATGATCTTCTCACGCGCCTCGACGTGGTGGCGTACCGCGAAATCATGGTCCGCGCCGTCGAACAACCGCTGGCGCTCGGCGTCAATCTCGCGACTGCGGGGGAGAAGATCGAGTTCTGCTGGTTTCCAACGAGCGGCCTTGTATCGATTATTGCGCTCGATGCCGAGGGCGGCGAAGCCGAGGTTGGGATGATCGGGCGCGAGGGAATCGTGAACCTGCCGGTCGTCCTTGGTGACGATTGCAGCGCGCTCCGCGTCATGGTGCAGGTTGTTGGATCAGCAATCCGCGTCGAGGCCAGCGCTGTTCGCGCGGTGATGGCGCACCACCCTGCAGCGAGGGCGCTGTTCCTCGCCTACGTCCAGGTCTTTACCATTCAGGTGGCGACGTCGGCGATCGCGTATGCGCGCTACTCGATCGACAAACGCCTTGCACGCTGGATCCTGATGTGTGGCGACCGTGTCGGCGACAGCAACATCGGTTTGACCCATGAGGCGCTGTCGATCATGCTCGGCGTCCGCCGCGCAAGCGTCACAGTCGCGGTTAGCAACCTCGCAAAGACCGGCGCGATTATTGCTCGGCGATCGCACATCGCGATCGCCAACCGCCCCCGCCTCCTCCGTCTGTGCGCGAGCGGCTACGGCCTGCCCGAACGTGAATACGTCCGGCTGATCGGCGTTCAAGCCGCCTGA
- a CDS encoding IS5 family transposase (programmed frameshift), producing the protein MSDLIWLSAAQMRRIEPHFPLSHGVPRVDDRRVISGIIFVIRNGLRWRDAPKDYGPHKTIYNRFIRWSRLGVFNRIFAALAAKGGKPDQLMIDATHLKAHRTAASLLKKGLFPRCIGRTKGGLNSKLHAVCDGQGRPLVMLLTEGQTSDYKGAALMLDALPKARAMLGDRGYDADWFRAALIAKGITPCIPSKANRKTPIPHDRTLYRQRHRIENMFGRLKDWRRIHTRYDRCAHAFFSAIALAATVIFWL; encoded by the exons ATGAGTGATTTGATCTGGTTGTCGGCGGCACAGATGCGTCGGATCGAGCCGCACTTTCCCCTGTCGCATGGGGTGCCGCGCGTTGACGACCGGCGAGTGATCAGCGGGATCATCTTCGTGATCAGGAACGGGCTGCGTTGGCGCGATGCGCCCAAGGACTACGGTCCGCACAAGACGATCTACAACCGCTTCATCCGCTGGAGCCGGCTGGGTGTGTTCAACCGTATCTTTGCAGCGCTGGCGGCAAAAGGCGGCAAGCCCGACCAGTTGATGATCGATGCGACCCACCTGAAGGCACACCGAACCGCCGCGAGCCTCCTCAAAAAGGGGCTCT TTCCCCGATGTATCGGACGCACCAAAGGCGGCCTGAACTCCAAGCTGCACGCGGTCTGCGACGGCCAGGGCCGCCCGCTGGTCATGCTCCTCACCGAGGGGCAGACCAGCGACTACAAGGGCGCAGCGCTGATGCTCGACGCCCTGCCCAAAGCGAGGGCCATGCTCGGTGACCGCGGCTATGACGCCGACTGGTTCCGCGCCGCCCTGATCGCCAAGGGCATCACACCCTGCATCCCATCGAAGGCCAACCGTAAAACCCCGATCCCGCATGACCGAACCCTCTACCGGCAACGTCACCGCATCGAGAACATGTTCGGCAGGCTCAAGGACTGGCGGCGCATCCACACCCGCTATGACCGCTGCGCGCACGCCTTCTTCTCGGCCATCGCGCTCGCCGCGACCGTCATCTTCTGGCTGTGA
- a CDS encoding YihY/virulence factor BrkB family protein has protein sequence MVKPTAATPVNADQTVALRLTGWGRTLIQVYKGSAKDNLGLISAGVAYYGFLTLIPALGALVLTYGLITDPGEVATQMRAIVQHVPADAAKLIDAQLTGIVTTATGKKGLGLAIALLLAIYGAMKGAGAVVTALNVAYEVPEERSFVRTTLVNVAVTVGAILVAVVGLASGSVFAALGHSAAGLSPVAVMLIKLVSWAVTAAIAVTAIALLYRFAPARREPRWQWVTPGSLLAMFGFLVVTFGFGLYAKNFGHYGATYGSLSAVVILLLWLYLSAYVLLLGAELNAELERQSAAEQSEISDKVS, from the coding sequence ATGGTCAAGCCCACTGCTGCGACGCCGGTAAATGCCGATCAGACAGTCGCGCTTCGCCTCACTGGCTGGGGCCGCACCCTTATCCAAGTCTACAAGGGGTCGGCGAAGGACAACCTCGGACTGATCTCGGCCGGCGTTGCCTACTATGGCTTCCTGACCCTGATCCCGGCGCTCGGTGCCTTAGTGCTGACGTACGGCCTGATCACCGATCCGGGCGAGGTCGCCACACAAATGCGGGCGATCGTACAACACGTGCCGGCGGACGCCGCCAAGCTGATCGACGCGCAACTGACCGGTATCGTCACAACCGCAACTGGCAAGAAGGGGCTGGGACTAGCGATCGCACTGCTGCTCGCAATCTATGGCGCAATGAAGGGTGCCGGCGCTGTCGTCACCGCCTTGAACGTCGCCTACGAAGTGCCGGAAGAACGCAGCTTCGTGCGGACGACGCTCGTCAACGTAGCCGTAACCGTTGGAGCAATCCTGGTCGCGGTGGTGGGCCTGGCGTCGGGTTCGGTGTTCGCCGCGCTTGGTCATTCGGCAGCAGGTCTTTCGCCTGTGGCGGTAATGCTCATCAAGCTCGTCTCGTGGGCCGTTACCGCCGCTATCGCCGTGACGGCAATCGCTTTGTTATATCGGTTTGCGCCGGCCCGTCGGGAACCGCGGTGGCAGTGGGTCACGCCGGGATCGCTTTTAGCTATGTTCGGGTTTCTCGTCGTTACCTTCGGCTTCGGTCTCTATGCGAAGAATTTCGGTCACTACGGAGCGACTTATGGTTCGCTGAGCGCAGTTGTTATTCTTCTGCTCTGGCTCTACCTGTCCGCCTACGTCCTGCTACTCGGTGCGGAACTGAACGCTGAGCTCGAACGTCAAAGCGCAGCGGAGCAATCGGAGATCAGCGATAAGGTCTCTTGA
- a CDS encoding glycosyltransferase, producing the protein MRQADIIWTHTESQFLGVAAVVGDGPLILGQAIWLFDRWAGLSSIRRALFRRLIQRLTVLTVHSEDNLAIARALFPKKRVERIPFGIASEVALATKVRSNTPIRVLAIGNDRHRDWATLIAAAKTCTEIEIAIFSGSINRRLANAMPNVKIAVLRTNTSLHQEMARATLVCVPLKANYHASGITVIEEAVLMGVPVVATDTGGLRDYFGDAEIRYVPVGDAAALCSAVRAVASDPVAAAAMADRAQAHLISSGLNADRYIRRHVELSRELLDADQTHKA; encoded by the coding sequence ATGCGACAGGCGGACATCATTTGGACGCACACCGAGTCGCAGTTTCTTGGCGTCGCCGCTGTAGTCGGCGATGGACCGCTCATCCTCGGGCAAGCGATTTGGTTGTTCGATCGCTGGGCCGGCTTGAGCTCAATCCGACGGGCATTATTTCGACGGCTCATTCAGCGGTTAACTGTGCTGACAGTTCATTCGGAAGATAATCTCGCAATTGCACGGGCTCTATTCCCCAAGAAACGGGTGGAGCGCATTCCGTTCGGTATTGCTTCGGAGGTCGCGCTCGCCACCAAGGTACGCTCGAACACTCCCATCCGCGTGCTCGCAATCGGCAATGATCGACATCGCGATTGGGCAACTTTGATCGCTGCGGCAAAGACTTGCACCGAAATCGAGATTGCCATTTTTTCGGGCTCGATCAATCGTCGCCTTGCGAACGCGATGCCAAACGTCAAAATCGCCGTTCTGCGAACCAATACGAGCCTACACCAGGAGATGGCGCGAGCTACGCTCGTGTGCGTCCCCTTGAAGGCGAACTACCATGCGAGCGGAATAACGGTCATCGAAGAAGCGGTATTGATGGGTGTGCCGGTCGTCGCGACCGACACTGGCGGTCTTCGCGACTATTTCGGCGACGCGGAAATTCGATACGTGCCAGTCGGCGATGCCGCTGCGCTTTGCTCCGCCGTACGGGCGGTGGCAAGCGACCCTGTCGCAGCAGCCGCGATGGCCGACCGCGCTCAAGCGCACCTCATTTCAAGCGGATTAAATGCGGATAGATACATCCGCCGCCACGTGGAATTGAGCCGCGAGCTTCTCGACGCAGATCAAACCCATAAGGCTTAG